A genome region from Arachis duranensis cultivar V14167 chromosome 8, aradu.V14167.gnm2.J7QH, whole genome shotgun sequence includes the following:
- the LOC107461647 gene encoding sucrose transport protein SUC1, whose protein sequence is MSSSNKNTIKNGDTQNSLHLESGSPAQPSPIWKLVAVASIAAGIQFGWALQLSLLTPYSQLLGVPHQWSSFIWLCGPISGMVVQPIVGYYSDRCTSKLGRRRPFILAGAAAVAIAVFLIGFAADIGHAFGDNLNKKTRPRAVAIFVIGFWILDVANNMLQGPCRAFLGDLAAGDERKTRLANAFFSFFMAVGSVLGYGAGSIDSLHKVFPFTQTKACDVFCADLKSCFFFSILLLLSLTGVALFYVPDKQVLREKSPVGEEDERSAAVVCFGEMLGALKGLKKPMLLLMAVTAINWSAWFAYFLYNTDWMGKEVYGGEVGNQAYKDGVQKGALGLLINSVVLGVMSLGVEPIGRAVGGAKNLWGIVNFVLAAGLAMTVYISKVAMHQRHLNPHYIGHPSTGVQAGALSFFAVLGIPLAITYSVPFALASIYSSETGAGQGLSLGVLNLAIVVPQMIVAAISGPWDKLFGGGNLPAFVAGAVAAAVSGIMAIFMLPSTKQSEAAKAALPIGGFH, encoded by the exons ATGAGCTCCTCAAACAAGAACACCATTAAGAATGGTGACACCCAGAACTCCCTTCATCTGGAATCGGGGTCACCAGCGCAGCCAAGTCCCATTTGGAAGCTGGTGGCGGTAGCCTCCATCGCTGCCGGTATCCAGTTTGGCTGGGCTCTACAACTCTCCCTACTAACACCTTACAGTCAGCTTCTCGGAGTGCCTCACCAATGGTCCTCTTTCATCTGGCTCTGCGGCCCCATTTCCGGCATGGTTGTCCAGCCAATAGTTGGTTACTATAGCGACCGATGTACCTCCAAACTCGGCCGCCGCCGTCCTTTCATTCTTGCCGGCGCCGCTGCTGTCGCCATAGCTGTTTTTCTCATTGGCTTTGCCGCCGATATTGGCCATGCCTTTGGGGACAACCTGAACAAGAAAACCCGCCCACGCGCCGTAGCCATATTTGTGATCGGATTCTGGATCTTGGACGTGGCCAACAACATGCTCCAGGGACCCTGTCGAGCGTTCCTGGGTGACCTTGCCGCCGGTGATGAACGGAAAACGAGGCTGGCAAACGCGTTCTTCTCGTTCTTCATGGCCGTGGGAAGCGTACTCGGTTACGGTGCGGGGTCCATTGACAGCCTCCACAAAGTGTTTCCATTCACGCAGACAAAAGCGTGCGATGTGTTCTGCGCAGACTTGAAaagttgcttcttcttctcgaTCCTCCTACTGCTGTCGTTGACAGGTGTAGCTTTGTTCTACGTGCCGGATAAACAAGTATTACGTGAGAAGTCACCTGTgggagaagaagatgagagatcGGCAGCAGTTGTATGCTTCGGAGAAATGTTGGGGGCGCTAAAAGGGCTGAAGAAGCCCATGTTGCTACTAATGGCGGTTACGGCAATAAACTGGTCGGCGTGGTTTGCATATTTCTTGTACAACACTGACTGGATGGGTAAGGAGGTATATGGTGGAGAGGTTGGAAATCAAGCGTATAAAGACGGCGTCCAAAAGGGAGCTTTGGGTCTTTTGATAAATTCCGTGGTTTTGGGTGTTATGTCTTTGGGTGTGGAACCCATTGGACGTGCGGTTGGTGGTGCTAAGAATCTCTGGGGAATTGTTAATTTTGTCCTTGCGGCTGGCTTGGCCATGACTGTATATATCAGCAAGGTCGCTATGCACCAGCGTCATCTTAATCCCCACTACATTGGTCATCCCTCCACTGGCGTTCAGGCTGGAGCCTTGTCCTTTTTTGCTGTTCTAGGCATTCCTCTTGCG atAACATACAGTGTTCCATTTGCATTAGCATCCATCTATTCAAGTGAAACTGGCGCAGGACAAG GTTTATCTTTGGGAGTTCTTAATCTTGCCATTGTGGTTCCGCAG ATGATAGTGGCAGCAATTAGCGGACCATGGGACAAATTATTTGGAGGTGGCAATTTGCCGGCGTTCGTGGCAGGTGCGGTGGCGGCCGCCGTGAGTGGTATAATGGCAATTTTCATGCTACCTTCTACAAAGCAATCGGAAGCGGCTAAAGCTGCTCTCCCCATTGGTGGTTTCCATTAG
- the LOC107461665 gene encoding interactor of constitutive active ROPs 3, with the protein MIEIPHCENSQTQYPESSDLELLNLKQNLAESLCIVKNMKNQLKDCKESSQAEPLVDETLRKLEAAKRTVEFLRADAAKSATEIDPSRTGNSLHPHVSKHATGLVSSKIVHNGNLVDDHKHKHEAEKLEKQEGADQIGSEIQFLKSEVEKLRCAMETAETKYHEEQIRSTVHIRNAYELMEQMKLESSKRESQLEAELGRKKAEIEDLKGNLLDKETELQCIVEENEKLNARIEMNLSSQREHENELKMEIQRLHECVAEMKAEMMDKETTLESISEENEILKNMEFNKVLSESVAAEIEAAKAVERVAAVKLGIAMEEADRSNQKAARIAEQLEEAQALKSEMEAELRRLKVQCDQWRKAAETAASLLSTGKGKLTERSLSLDNKYNIPLMNNKYEPCCDDIIIDDDDDFQRKKYGNMLKKIGILWKKPHK; encoded by the coding sequence ATGATTGAAATTCCTCATTGTGAAAACTCACAGACACAGTATCCAGAATCATCAGATTTGGAACTACTAAACCTGAAACAAAACTTGGCAGAATCTCTTTGTATTGTGAAGAACATGAAAAACCAGCTCAAGGATTGCAAAGAGTCATCTCAGGCAGAACCTTTGGTTGATGAGACTTTGCGAAAACTCGAGGCTGCGAAAAGAACTGTGGAGTTCTTGAGGGCTGATGCTGCTAAATCTGCTACAGAAATAGACCCATCTAGAACTGGAAACTCCCTCCATCCGCATGTAAGCAAACACGCAACCGGCCTCGTTAGTAGCAAAATTGTCCACAATGGAAATcttgttgatgatcataagcATAAGCATGAAGCTGAAAAATTGGAAAAGCAAGAGGGTGCTGATCAAATTGGTTCTGAAATTCAGTTTCTCAAGTCTGAGGTAGAAAAACTGAGGTGTGCCATGGAGACTGCTGAGACTAAATACCATGAAGAGCAGATTCGGAGCACGGTTCACATCAGGAACGCATATGAATTAATGGAACAGATGAAATTAGAATCAAGTAAGAGGGAGTCTCAATTAGAGGCTGAACTTGGAAGAAAGAAAGCTGAGATTGAAGATTTGAAGGGTAACTTGTTGGACAAGGAAACAGAGTTGCAGTGCATTGTGGAGGAGAATGAGAAGCTGAATGCAAGGATTGAAATGAACTTGTCATCACAAAGAGAACATGAAAATGAACTCAAGATGGAGATTCAAAGATTGCATGAATGTGTTGCTGAAATGAAGGCAGAGATGATGGACAAGGAGACAACACTTGAGAGCATATCCGAAGAAAATGAAATTCTGAAGAATATGGAATTCAATAAGGTACTGAGTGAAAGTGTGGCTGCAGAAATTGAGGCAGCTAAGGCTGTGGAACGCGTGGCGGCCGTGAAGCTTGGGATTGCAATGGAGGAGGCAGACCGGAGCAACCAGAAGGCCGCGAGGATCGCGGAGCAGCTGGAAGAAGCACAAGCATTGAAGTCAGAAATGGAGGCAGAACTTAGAAGGCTTAAGGTACAGTGTGATCAATGGAGAAAGGCTGCAGAAACTGCTGCTTCTCTGCTTTCAACAGGAAAGGGGAAACTCACTGAGAGATCTTTGTCTCTTGACAATAAATACAATATCCCTTTGATGAATAACAAGTATGAGCCTTGTTGTGATGATATCatcattgatgatgatgatgatttccAGAGAAAGAAATATGGTAACATGCTTAAGAAGATTGGGATCTTGTGGAAGAAGCCTCACAAATAA